The following are encoded in a window of Primulina eburnea isolate SZY01 chromosome 4, ASM2296580v1, whole genome shotgun sequence genomic DNA:
- the LOC140829327 gene encoding uncharacterized protein isoform X1, which translates to MSSGGGGSSSASGFSLEGIDDVRDFPWMFVQVNEGEGPSMSWERYSHLNDLMHAGNKAFRENRLDQAIEFYSRANNIKPDDPVILGNRCAAYLRICHFLKHRPPSASEYRPLSGLDPTTHAGLALKDADKMMSLHLNLVTSYILKANALILLERYELARDVIYSGLQIDPHSNPLLNLERSTANTLLRRSHVKPQRTDDYDCTVCLKLLYEPVTTPCGHSFCRSCLFQSMDRGNRCPLCRTVLFISPRTCAVSVTLNNVIQKNFPEEYAERRLEHDSLTNPGVDLLPLFVMDVILPCQKFQLNIFEPRYRLMVRRIMEGSRRMGMVITDSSTGLIADYACEVEITDCEPLPDGRFFLEVESRRRCRIVRCWDQDGYRVSEVEWVQDTMPPEGTAERDSYLELTQNAAVFARQWMKDAQDAAQGDRIRLAELFKAEGLMPSTQDPERFSFWLATLTNRRPSERLELLRIRDTKERIRRGLLYMKAEEQGCRLQ; encoded by the exons ATGTCGAGTGGCGGTGGCGGTTCATCTTCTGCTTCCGGTTTCAGTTTGGAAGGGATAGATGATGTCCGGGATTTTCCATGG ATGTTTGTGCAGGTGAATGAAGGAGAAGGACCATCAATGTCATGGGAGAGGTACAGTCATCTCAATGATCTCATGCACGCTGGGAACAAGGCTTTTCGAGAGAATCGATTGGATCAG GCTATTGAGTTTTACTCGAGAGCTAACAACATTAAACCTGATGATCCTGTTATTCTTGGGAACCGATGTGCTGCATATCTTCG GATTTGTCATTTCCTTAAACATAGGCCTCCATCTGCTTCTGAATATAGACCATTAAGTGGGTTGGACCCAACAACTCATGCTGGG CTTGCCCTCAAGGATGCTGATAAGATGATGAGTCTGCATCTTAATTTAGTGACATCCTACATTCTCAAGGCAAATGCACTCATCCTG TTGGAAAGGTATGAGCTAGCTCGGGATGTCATATATTCTGGCCTTCAAATTGATCCTCATAg CAATCCTCTTCTGAATTTGGAGAGATCAACAGCCAATACATTATTGAGGAGAAGCCATGTAAAGCCACAGCGTACTGATGATTATGACTGCACTGTTTGCTTGAAGTTACTGTATGAACCTGTTACAACTCCCTGTGGACACTCTTTTTGTCGTTCTTGCCTGTTTCAATCCATGGACAGAG GCAACCGATGCCCACTCTGCCGCACAGTTTTGTTTATAAGTCCCAGAACATGTGCAGTCAG TGTCACATTGAACAACGTCATACAAAAGAACTTTCCCGAAGAATATGCTGAAAGGAGGTTGGAACATGACAGTCTGACAAACCCTGGTGTTGATTTACTGCCTCTTTTTGTCATGGACGTTATCCTACCGTGCCAAAAGTTTCAACTTAACATATTTGAACCTCGTTACAGACTTATG GTGAGGAGGATAATGGAAGGAAGTCGCAGGATGGGAATG GTCATTACAGACTCAAGTACAGGTTTGATAGCTGATTATGCATGTGAGGTGGAGATTACAGA TTGTGAGCCACTCCCAGACGGGCGTTTCTTTTTAGAG GTCGAAAGTCGTAGGAGATGCCGGATTGTAAGATGTTGGGATCAAGATGG GTACCGTGTTTCTGAGGTTGAATGGGTGCAGGATACTATGCCGCCGGAGGGAACAGCGGAGAGAGATTCT TATCTGGAGCTGACACAAAATGCTGCAGTGTTTGCACGCCAGTGGATGAAGGATGCACAAGATGCGGCTCAGGGAG ATAGAATAAGGCTTGCAGAGCTTTTTAAAGCTGAAGGATTAATGCCCTCAACACAAGATCCTGAGCGCTTTAGTTTTTGG CTGGCGACTTTAACAAATCGGAGACCTTCAGAAAGATTGGAGCTCCTTCGTATAAGAGATACAAAGGAG AGAATTAGGCGAGGACTTCTGTATATGAAGGCAGAAGAGCAAGGATGTCGGTTGCAATAG
- the LOC140829327 gene encoding uncharacterized protein isoform X2 — protein sequence MSSGGGGSSSASGFSLEGIDDVRDFPWVNEGEGPSMSWERYSHLNDLMHAGNKAFRENRLDQAIEFYSRANNIKPDDPVILGNRCAAYLRICHFLKHRPPSASEYRPLSGLDPTTHAGLALKDADKMMSLHLNLVTSYILKANALILLERYELARDVIYSGLQIDPHSNPLLNLERSTANTLLRRSHVKPQRTDDYDCTVCLKLLYEPVTTPCGHSFCRSCLFQSMDRGNRCPLCRTVLFISPRTCAVSVTLNNVIQKNFPEEYAERRLEHDSLTNPGVDLLPLFVMDVILPCQKFQLNIFEPRYRLMVRRIMEGSRRMGMVITDSSTGLIADYACEVEITDCEPLPDGRFFLEVESRRRCRIVRCWDQDGYRVSEVEWVQDTMPPEGTAERDSYLELTQNAAVFARQWMKDAQDAAQGDRIRLAELFKAEGLMPSTQDPERFSFWLATLTNRRPSERLELLRIRDTKERIRRGLLYMKAEEQGCRLQ from the exons ATGTCGAGTGGCGGTGGCGGTTCATCTTCTGCTTCCGGTTTCAGTTTGGAAGGGATAGATGATGTCCGGGATTTTCCATGG GTGAATGAAGGAGAAGGACCATCAATGTCATGGGAGAGGTACAGTCATCTCAATGATCTCATGCACGCTGGGAACAAGGCTTTTCGAGAGAATCGATTGGATCAG GCTATTGAGTTTTACTCGAGAGCTAACAACATTAAACCTGATGATCCTGTTATTCTTGGGAACCGATGTGCTGCATATCTTCG GATTTGTCATTTCCTTAAACATAGGCCTCCATCTGCTTCTGAATATAGACCATTAAGTGGGTTGGACCCAACAACTCATGCTGGG CTTGCCCTCAAGGATGCTGATAAGATGATGAGTCTGCATCTTAATTTAGTGACATCCTACATTCTCAAGGCAAATGCACTCATCCTG TTGGAAAGGTATGAGCTAGCTCGGGATGTCATATATTCTGGCCTTCAAATTGATCCTCATAg CAATCCTCTTCTGAATTTGGAGAGATCAACAGCCAATACATTATTGAGGAGAAGCCATGTAAAGCCACAGCGTACTGATGATTATGACTGCACTGTTTGCTTGAAGTTACTGTATGAACCTGTTACAACTCCCTGTGGACACTCTTTTTGTCGTTCTTGCCTGTTTCAATCCATGGACAGAG GCAACCGATGCCCACTCTGCCGCACAGTTTTGTTTATAAGTCCCAGAACATGTGCAGTCAG TGTCACATTGAACAACGTCATACAAAAGAACTTTCCCGAAGAATATGCTGAAAGGAGGTTGGAACATGACAGTCTGACAAACCCTGGTGTTGATTTACTGCCTCTTTTTGTCATGGACGTTATCCTACCGTGCCAAAAGTTTCAACTTAACATATTTGAACCTCGTTACAGACTTATG GTGAGGAGGATAATGGAAGGAAGTCGCAGGATGGGAATG GTCATTACAGACTCAAGTACAGGTTTGATAGCTGATTATGCATGTGAGGTGGAGATTACAGA TTGTGAGCCACTCCCAGACGGGCGTTTCTTTTTAGAG GTCGAAAGTCGTAGGAGATGCCGGATTGTAAGATGTTGGGATCAAGATGG GTACCGTGTTTCTGAGGTTGAATGGGTGCAGGATACTATGCCGCCGGAGGGAACAGCGGAGAGAGATTCT TATCTGGAGCTGACACAAAATGCTGCAGTGTTTGCACGCCAGTGGATGAAGGATGCACAAGATGCGGCTCAGGGAG ATAGAATAAGGCTTGCAGAGCTTTTTAAAGCTGAAGGATTAATGCCCTCAACACAAGATCCTGAGCGCTTTAGTTTTTGG CTGGCGACTTTAACAAATCGGAGACCTTCAGAAAGATTGGAGCTCCTTCGTATAAGAGATACAAAGGAG AGAATTAGGCGAGGACTTCTGTATATGAAGGCAGAAGAGCAAGGATGTCGGTTGCAATAG
- the LOC140829329 gene encoding two-component response regulator-like APRR1 isoform X1, protein MENSDTGKSGDGFIDRSKVRILLCDNDEKTAGVVLTLLCSCSYQVTSVRSPRQVIDALNAEGTDIDIILSEVDLPMTKGFKMLKYITRDRGLRRIPIIMMSTQDEVPIVVKCLKFGAADYLVKPLRINELLNLWTHMWRRRRMLGLAEENILNFDPDLVASDPSDGNTNSTTLFSDDTDDKTRKSTNPETCVSTHQEGKTNINTGMAPTETVTMAPVECQPDVPGICDRRRGQEEVLFPKKNDFKMGESSAFFTYVKSSTPNGNIQVSSSADEISSEHVKIVQNLTILGDEVINDIQRHDDRNPLENCSRGDGDPVISLDASQLNSREEFAQADIHSENDNSNDVPGCQEHTAAYPFYISGVMNQATMPPASSYLENLADVNNHANSTILSHYNHIPQCAPLIPGMSSYPYYPFMCLQPGQIPVPRWPAHENNASNEGNLHKVDRRLAALMKFRQKRKERCFDKKIRYVNRKKLAERRPRVRGQFVRKVNGVNVDLNGQPPSTEDDQEEEEESGLEDQTASVGLSPVDVTSVFP, encoded by the exons ATGGAGAATAGCGACACAGGGAAGAGCGGGGATGGGTTTATTGATAGGAGTAAAGTGAGGATTTTGCTATGCGACAATGATGAGAAAACTGCAGGGGTGGTTCTTACTCTTTTGTGTAGCTGTTCTTATCAAG TCACTTCTGTTAGGTCGCCCAGACAGGTAATTGATGCATTGAATGCGGAGGGGACTGATATAGATATCATTCTTTCTGAAGTTGACCTTCCTATGACCAAAGGATTCAAAATGTTAAAATACATCACGAGGGACAGAGGGTTACGGCGTATCCCTATTATCA TGATGTCAACTCAAGACGAGGTTCCCATTGTCGTCAAGTGCCTGAAATTTGGAGCAGCTGACTATCTTGTGAAGCCATTGCGCATCAACGAGCTGTTGAATTTGTGGACTCATATGTGGAGAAGAAGACGAATG CTTGGACTAGCAGaggaaaatatattaaattttgatcCGGATCTAGTTGCATCAGATCCAAGTGATGGTAATACCAACAGTACTACTTTATTTTCGGATGACACAGATGACAAGACTCGAAAGAGTACCAACCCAGAAACTTGTGTTTCAACCCATCAGGAAGGCAAG ACCAATATCAACACTGGTATGGCTCCTACGGAAACTGTAACAATGGCTCCTGTGGAGTGTCAGCCAGATGTCCCAGGAATATGTGACAGAAGAAGAG GACAAGAAGAAGTGTTATTTCCAAAGAAAAACGATTTTAAGATGGGCGAGTCTTCAGCCTTTTTCACCTATGTCAAATCAAGCACGCCCAATGGAAACATCCAGGTGTCTTCTTCAGCCGATGAGATTTCATCTGAGCATGTGAAGATTGTACAGAATCTTACGATATTGGGCGATGAAGTTATTAATGACATCCAAAGACACGATGACAGAAATCCCCTGGAGAACTGTTCACGAGGAGATGGAGATCCTGTTATATCACTTGATGCTTCCCAATTGAACTCACGGGAAGAGTTTGCTCAGGCAGACATACATTCGGAGAATGACAATTCCAATGATGTCCCTGGTTGTCAAGAACATACTGCTGCCTATCCTTTCTACATTTCCGGAGTGATGAATCAAGCTACGATGCCACCAGCATCTAGTTATCTCGAAAATCTAGCAGATGTTAATAACCATGCTAATTCAACCATACTGTCCCACTACAATCATATTCCTCAATGCGCTCCTCTCATCCCGGGGATGTCATCTTATCCTTATTATCCATTTATGTGCCTACAACCTGGTCAAATTCCAGTGCCACGATGGCCAGCACATGAAAATAATGCCTCCAATGAAGGAAACTTGCATAAAGTTGATCGTAGGCTGGCAGCATTGATGAAATTCAGGCAGAAACGCAAGGAGAGATGTTTTGACAAGAAGATCAGGTATGTCAATCGAAAAAAACTTGCAGAACGAAGACCTCGTGTAAGGGGCCAGTTTGTGAGAAAAGTGAATGGAGTTAACGTGGATCTTAATGGGCAACCTCCTTCAACAGAAGATGATCAAGAAGAAGAGGAAGAGTCTGGTTTGGAAGATCAAACTGCCAGTGTGGGGCTTTCACCCGTGGATGTTACTTCAGTATTCCCCTAA
- the LOC140829329 gene encoding two-component response regulator-like APRR1 isoform X2, which translates to MTKGFKMLKYITRDRGLRRIPIIMMSTQDEVPIVVKCLKFGAADYLVKPLRINELLNLWTHMWRRRRMLGLAEENILNFDPDLVASDPSDGNTNSTTLFSDDTDDKTRKSTNPETCVSTHQEGKTNINTGMAPTETVTMAPVECQPDVPGICDRRRGQEEVLFPKKNDFKMGESSAFFTYVKSSTPNGNIQVSSSADEISSEHVKIVQNLTILGDEVINDIQRHDDRNPLENCSRGDGDPVISLDASQLNSREEFAQADIHSENDNSNDVPGCQEHTAAYPFYISGVMNQATMPPASSYLENLADVNNHANSTILSHYNHIPQCAPLIPGMSSYPYYPFMCLQPGQIPVPRWPAHENNASNEGNLHKVDRRLAALMKFRQKRKERCFDKKIRYVNRKKLAERRPRVRGQFVRKVNGVNVDLNGQPPSTEDDQEEEEESGLEDQTASVGLSPVDVTSVFP; encoded by the exons ATGACCAAAGGATTCAAAATGTTAAAATACATCACGAGGGACAGAGGGTTACGGCGTATCCCTATTATCA TGATGTCAACTCAAGACGAGGTTCCCATTGTCGTCAAGTGCCTGAAATTTGGAGCAGCTGACTATCTTGTGAAGCCATTGCGCATCAACGAGCTGTTGAATTTGTGGACTCATATGTGGAGAAGAAGACGAATG CTTGGACTAGCAGaggaaaatatattaaattttgatcCGGATCTAGTTGCATCAGATCCAAGTGATGGTAATACCAACAGTACTACTTTATTTTCGGATGACACAGATGACAAGACTCGAAAGAGTACCAACCCAGAAACTTGTGTTTCAACCCATCAGGAAGGCAAG ACCAATATCAACACTGGTATGGCTCCTACGGAAACTGTAACAATGGCTCCTGTGGAGTGTCAGCCAGATGTCCCAGGAATATGTGACAGAAGAAGAG GACAAGAAGAAGTGTTATTTCCAAAGAAAAACGATTTTAAGATGGGCGAGTCTTCAGCCTTTTTCACCTATGTCAAATCAAGCACGCCCAATGGAAACATCCAGGTGTCTTCTTCAGCCGATGAGATTTCATCTGAGCATGTGAAGATTGTACAGAATCTTACGATATTGGGCGATGAAGTTATTAATGACATCCAAAGACACGATGACAGAAATCCCCTGGAGAACTGTTCACGAGGAGATGGAGATCCTGTTATATCACTTGATGCTTCCCAATTGAACTCACGGGAAGAGTTTGCTCAGGCAGACATACATTCGGAGAATGACAATTCCAATGATGTCCCTGGTTGTCAAGAACATACTGCTGCCTATCCTTTCTACATTTCCGGAGTGATGAATCAAGCTACGATGCCACCAGCATCTAGTTATCTCGAAAATCTAGCAGATGTTAATAACCATGCTAATTCAACCATACTGTCCCACTACAATCATATTCCTCAATGCGCTCCTCTCATCCCGGGGATGTCATCTTATCCTTATTATCCATTTATGTGCCTACAACCTGGTCAAATTCCAGTGCCACGATGGCCAGCACATGAAAATAATGCCTCCAATGAAGGAAACTTGCATAAAGTTGATCGTAGGCTGGCAGCATTGATGAAATTCAGGCAGAAACGCAAGGAGAGATGTTTTGACAAGAAGATCAGGTATGTCAATCGAAAAAAACTTGCAGAACGAAGACCTCGTGTAAGGGGCCAGTTTGTGAGAAAAGTGAATGGAGTTAACGTGGATCTTAATGGGCAACCTCCTTCAACAGAAGATGATCAAGAAGAAGAGGAAGAGTCTGGTTTGGAAGATCAAACTGCCAGTGTGGGGCTTTCACCCGTGGATGTTACTTCAGTATTCCCCTAA
- the LOC140829328 gene encoding putative pentatricopeptide repeat-containing protein At3g05240 isoform X1 → MTSSIRLQRFSQFLLKETTPNLFSSPQLLLNFRSHYPSIPFYSTSRILHNQDPKNTAVQWNLTIRDASATNPLKALSLFQQMLENTVESAPIYIDPFIYASLIKACNKAQAFLEGKSVHGHIIRLGLDYHVNILNSLVYFYAGSVNFLSYAAVLFDSVVEKSVVAVNCMISGHVRSGNPDLGLSLFVKILRGCFGSNVKPNYVSFLILIAGCVEFGGRKNGTALHCCCSKMGFDCNVEICNVLIDFYAKFGCIFDAATVFRDSSQKDLISWNTMIWGYANNGHSVEALTLFKELRNTNIGVDRVSFSCLISSCADQKDLNSGRMMHALAKAVGIECDISVGTALINMYAKCRKIACAMELFDDLPKQNIESWNTMMHAYVENGLAMEALKLFDHIKHRNLELDEVTVLGLIMACRDLGNLNHGIYIHSFLQSKDLLRDNTCLGNALIDMYAKCGSMTQARAVFDRIVKKDVISWTSLISGYAINGEGVKSLDTFKHMCDQKITPNFVTFIGVLSACDHAGLVHDGKNLYGTMKNVYGIEPQIEHYGCLINMLARAGRIDEARKFIGEIALEPNALVWRMLINACSVYGNINLGLNLVSSRTEPNTSHDSGDCVISSNIFAVAGRWDDVISQRNLMFKQRSPKVAGKSSLSCLTE, encoded by the coding sequence ATGACTTCCTCCATTCGACTTCAAAGATTTTCTCAATTCCTTCTCAAAGAAACCACCCCAAATCTCTTCTCCTCTCCTCAATTACTTCTGAATTTCCGTTCTCACTACCCTTCAATTCCTTTCTACTCTACTAGCCGTATTCTTCATAATCAGGATCCCAAAAACACTGCTGTCCAATGGAACCTCACGATCAGGGATGCATCAGCCACCAATCCTCTAAAGGCACTCTCTTTATTTCAGCAAATGCTGGAAAATACTGTTGAAAGTGCCCCAATTTACATTGACCCTTTCATTTACGCTTCACTGATCAAAGCTTGTAACAAAGCTCAGGCCTTTCTTGAAGGTAAATCGGTACATGGCCATATTATTAGGCTTGGACTGGACTACCATGTGAATATATTGAACAGTCTTGTATATTTTTACGCGGGTTCTGTGAATTTTTTGAGTTATGCTGCCGTTTTATTTGATTCAGTTGTGGAGAAGAGTGTTGTCGCCGTTAATTGTATGATATCTGGGCATGTTAGAAGTGGAAATCCTGATTTGGGTCTAAGCTTGTTTGTAAAAATTCTAAGGGGATGTTTTGGTTCTAACGTAAAACCCAATTATGTTAgtttcttgattttgatagCCGGTTGTGTTGAATTTGGTGGACGAAAAAATGGAACGGCTCTACATTGCTGTTGTTCCAAGATGGGATTTGACTGTAATGTTGAAATCTGCAACGTGCTTATTGATTTTTATGCTAAATTTGGATGCATCTTTGATGCTGCTACTGTATTTAGAGACTCGTCACAAAAAGATTTGATTTCATGGAATACCATGATTTGGGGGTATGCTAATAATGGCCATTCCGTGGAGGCACTTACCTTATTCAAAGAATTGAGAAATACAAATATAGGAGTTGACAGGGTATCTTTCAGTTGCTTGATATCCTCCTGCGCAGATCAAAAAGATCTTAATTCAGGGAGGATGATGCATGCTCTTGCAAAAGCAGTTGGGATCGAGTGTGATATCTCAGTAGGGACAGCACTTATCAACATGTATGCAAAATGCAGAAAAATAGCTTGTGCGATGGAACTTTTTGATGATTTACCAAAGCAAAATATTGAATCTTGGAACACTATGATGCATGCATATGTTGAAAATGGACTAGCCATGGAGGCTTTAAAGCTATTTGAtcatatcaagcatagaaactTAGAACTCGACGAAGTAACAGTCCTAGGATTAATTATGGCCTGCCGTGATTTGGGAAACCTAAATCATGGTATTtatattcattcttttctgCAGAGTAAAGACCTCCTTAGAGACAATACCTGTCTAGGTAATGCACTTATTGATATGTATGCAAAATGTGGGAGCATGACACAAGCTAGAGCGGTTTTTGACCGTATAGTCAAGAAAGATGTTATCTCGTGGACGTCTCTCATATCTGGTTATGCCATAAATGGTGAAGGTGTAAAATCTCTTGATACTTTTAAACATATGTGTGATCAGAAAATTACTCCTAATTTTGTTACCTTCATTGGAGTTTTATCAGCATGTGATCATGCTGGTCTGGTTCATGATGGGAAAAATTTATATGGTACTATGAAGAATGTTTACGGCATTGAACCCCAGATTGAGCATTATGGTTGTTTGATAAACATGCTTGCTAGAGCTGGAAGAATAGACGAGGCTCGAAAATTTATTGGAGAAATAGCTTTGGAACCAAATGCACTTGTTTGGCGAATGTTGATTAATGCATGCAGTGTTTATGGCAACATCAATCTCGGATTAAACTTGGTTAGTAGCAGGACAGAACCAAACACTTCACACGATTCTGGAGATTGTGTAATTTCATCCAATATATTTGCTGTAGCAGGAAGATGGGATGATGTTATTTCTCAGAGGAACTTAATGTTTAAACAGAGATCTCCTAAAGTTGCAGGGAAAAGCTCGCTATCCTGTCTGACTGAGTGA
- the LOC140829328 gene encoding putative pentatricopeptide repeat-containing protein At3g05240 isoform X2, which yields MTSSIRLQRFSQFLLKETTPNLFSSPQLLLNFRSHYPSIPFYSTSRILHNQDPKNTAVQWNLTIRDASATNPLKALSLFQQMLENTVESAPIYIDPFIYASLIKACNKAQAFLEVVEKSVVAVNCMISGHVRSGNPDLGLSLFVKILRGCFGSNVKPNYVSFLILIAGCVEFGGRKNGTALHCCCSKMGFDCNVEICNVLIDFYAKFGCIFDAATVFRDSSQKDLISWNTMIWGYANNGHSVEALTLFKELRNTNIGVDRVSFSCLISSCADQKDLNSGRMMHALAKAVGIECDISVGTALINMYAKCRKIACAMELFDDLPKQNIESWNTMMHAYVENGLAMEALKLFDHIKHRNLELDEVTVLGLIMACRDLGNLNHGIYIHSFLQSKDLLRDNTCLGNALIDMYAKCGSMTQARAVFDRIVKKDVISWTSLISGYAINGEGVKSLDTFKHMCDQKITPNFVTFIGVLSACDHAGLVHDGKNLYGTMKNVYGIEPQIEHYGCLINMLARAGRIDEARKFIGEIALEPNALVWRMLINACSVYGNINLGLNLVSSRTEPNTSHDSGDCVISSNIFAVAGRWDDVISQRNLMFKQRSPKVAGKSSLSCLTE from the exons ATGACTTCCTCCATTCGACTTCAAAGATTTTCTCAATTCCTTCTCAAAGAAACCACCCCAAATCTCTTCTCCTCTCCTCAATTACTTCTGAATTTCCGTTCTCACTACCCTTCAATTCCTTTCTACTCTACTAGCCGTATTCTTCATAATCAGGATCCCAAAAACACTGCTGTCCAATGGAACCTCACGATCAGGGATGCATCAGCCACCAATCCTCTAAAGGCACTCTCTTTATTTCAGCAAATGCTGGAAAATACTGTTGAAAGTGCCCCAATTTACATTGACCCTTTCATTTACGCTTCACTGATCAAAGCTTGTAACAAAGCTCAGGCCTTTCTTGAAG TTGTGGAGAAGAGTGTTGTCGCCGTTAATTGTATGATATCTGGGCATGTTAGAAGTGGAAATCCTGATTTGGGTCTAAGCTTGTTTGTAAAAATTCTAAGGGGATGTTTTGGTTCTAACGTAAAACCCAATTATGTTAgtttcttgattttgatagCCGGTTGTGTTGAATTTGGTGGACGAAAAAATGGAACGGCTCTACATTGCTGTTGTTCCAAGATGGGATTTGACTGTAATGTTGAAATCTGCAACGTGCTTATTGATTTTTATGCTAAATTTGGATGCATCTTTGATGCTGCTACTGTATTTAGAGACTCGTCACAAAAAGATTTGATTTCATGGAATACCATGATTTGGGGGTATGCTAATAATGGCCATTCCGTGGAGGCACTTACCTTATTCAAAGAATTGAGAAATACAAATATAGGAGTTGACAGGGTATCTTTCAGTTGCTTGATATCCTCCTGCGCAGATCAAAAAGATCTTAATTCAGGGAGGATGATGCATGCTCTTGCAAAAGCAGTTGGGATCGAGTGTGATATCTCAGTAGGGACAGCACTTATCAACATGTATGCAAAATGCAGAAAAATAGCTTGTGCGATGGAACTTTTTGATGATTTACCAAAGCAAAATATTGAATCTTGGAACACTATGATGCATGCATATGTTGAAAATGGACTAGCCATGGAGGCTTTAAAGCTATTTGAtcatatcaagcatagaaactTAGAACTCGACGAAGTAACAGTCCTAGGATTAATTATGGCCTGCCGTGATTTGGGAAACCTAAATCATGGTATTtatattcattcttttctgCAGAGTAAAGACCTCCTTAGAGACAATACCTGTCTAGGTAATGCACTTATTGATATGTATGCAAAATGTGGGAGCATGACACAAGCTAGAGCGGTTTTTGACCGTATAGTCAAGAAAGATGTTATCTCGTGGACGTCTCTCATATCTGGTTATGCCATAAATGGTGAAGGTGTAAAATCTCTTGATACTTTTAAACATATGTGTGATCAGAAAATTACTCCTAATTTTGTTACCTTCATTGGAGTTTTATCAGCATGTGATCATGCTGGTCTGGTTCATGATGGGAAAAATTTATATGGTACTATGAAGAATGTTTACGGCATTGAACCCCAGATTGAGCATTATGGTTGTTTGATAAACATGCTTGCTAGAGCTGGAAGAATAGACGAGGCTCGAAAATTTATTGGAGAAATAGCTTTGGAACCAAATGCACTTGTTTGGCGAATGTTGATTAATGCATGCAGTGTTTATGGCAACATCAATCTCGGATTAAACTTGGTTAGTAGCAGGACAGAACCAAACACTTCACACGATTCTGGAGATTGTGTAATTTCATCCAATATATTTGCTGTAGCAGGAAGATGGGATGATGTTATTTCTCAGAGGAACTTAATGTTTAAACAGAGATCTCCTAAAGTTGCAGGGAAAAGCTCGCTATCCTGTCTGACTGAGTGA
- the LOC140829969 gene encoding transcription factor ILI6-like, translating to MPNRRFTADEANDLILKLQALLPDSSSRCKTTRVPATKVLKKTCNYIKKLEKEVDCLSEKLSKLMASEDITSIDAITIRTLLLQQ from the exons ATGCCAAACAGAAGATTTACAGCAGATGAGGCTAATGATCTCATCTTGAAATTACAAGCTTTGTTGCCTGATTCAAGCTCAAGATGCAAAACAACAAGG GTGCCAGCCACAAAAGTTCTGAAGAAAACATGCAATTACATCAAGAAACTGGAGAAGGAGGTGGACTGTTTGAGCGAAAAACTTTCTAAGCTTATGGCTTCTGAAGACATCACAAGCATTGATGCGATTACTATAAGAACCCTACTACTCCAGCAATAA